TCGTGTAAGCCCAACTAATCTTCCCAGGcgtttgttttttaatgaCCCACTCGACGCTGACTGACAGCTGAGTGGGTGAGGATTTGGGTGGGGTAGGTGTCGGCACTTGATAACTAATTTGCACAGCTTATTAACTGCAATTAAGTGTTACCAAGACGTCTTAATCAGCATTCTATTCTAGCAGCTTGTAGGCATAAAACAAGTCGCTTGCGCATTAAGTCGTTATATTCATCTGGAGCGTGTCGTGAAATAAAAGACTAATCCACTTACTTTAAATTACTTGCTAATAAACTCAATTCGAAGAAACCATTTGGAGCGTGTCAAATGGACAACAACatcatttcaattcaattaggAAGAAATCCACAGATTATAAGCATTTCAAGCGATCAAAGACCATTacattaattttatattataatattatattgagtatgcaaatttgtaaataataaaaatattaataacaaatattcTGTGAATTAAGGTGCATCAAAAATGTGCACGACCTTTTCTTGGGTGTGTTCCCTTTTATCCTTCACCTCGTACCATAAAACACTAGGATATTTTTTAGACACCCAGTGTTTAGCGGGTGCACTTAGAGTGCCAGTGGCTTGCTGCAGTTCTCTGATTGCCACCCCGTTTGTGGGTCATTTAGGTCAACGCCAAAGAGTATGCTACAAATTCTTGGCCCTTCTACCCGTATAATATATCTGACTCTCTCCGCCGCCGTATCAATAACATAAATAATGCTTCATTTGTCCAGTTCTGTCAACAGCTTTGGTTTCCCGCATTCGGAAATGGCACCAGTGGGCAAGAACCCACCCGGTCAATACTCGAAAGACAAAGTGCAGGCCTTGGATCAGTTGTGCGTGGGTGGCTATTTTCCGGGAGCTGCTGACATATGGATGTACGCGCTAATAGCCAAAACCGATGACAATGGATGCTCCCACGCATCCGCCGGATGATTCATGCGTTTCCACTCGCTTATGCACACTTAGGACTCGCATCCTTGGATGCTGACTttgcacagagaaaaactATGAAACATTTGCTGGCAGAATAACCTCCTTCAACTTGCATATATAgttcgtttatttttcttagTGTACCAATAGCTTCGATTGTCCTTGCTAGCAGTGGCTTATCGCCGGACATCTCATCGTCCCATCGCAACGAGTGCTGCCAGTGAAATTGATAAATTGTGGATTTTAAGTGGCTGCGCGCACGAGGGGATGGGATGAGGCATCAAATTATGACTTATGAACACGGATCCGTCGTCTAATGCCGCCGCTTGGGGAATGCAGCAAACGCCACTCGTCCGACAGAAGACATTTCACCGAATGCCAAATTTGGCTCACGCCATGGCGCCACACCATCATCGCACTGTGGAATGGCCGGCGGAGCGGCAGATGCCCAGTGGAATAGGTGGCTGTTTGGCTATGTGGCAGCTGGTCCGATATGGACAGGTTAGCGCCCGATAAGGAGCGAGCACGTGTCGCCGGCGTCTCCAGAGGAGCGACACGCGGAAATGCTCAAAGGCAGATGTCATCGTGGTCCAAGATCGAGCTTAAGTGCGCAGAGATTTCTGCTGAAATGACCAATGGACGGACATCAATCAGGCAGCAGGCAGtagttgcaattgcaattggaaGCGGCATCAACCTGATCGATCGACTTGTTTCGGGATGCAGTGCACGTGCCTGCTGCGTGGTAGTATGCACTTCAAAAAATATTCCCTATATTAAAATGAGTATCTATGAGTCaagtttgaatatttttttgtgtagaGTTTATAGCTTTTGAAAAACATTCTGTCTGGTGCtcttttaaaatgaattaaaatagtaaacataatttttttctgtgcacaCCGCTTTCCTCAATGAGCCGCAAGCCATGATCCATGGGGCCATGCCAGATTGTGTTTTCCGTCTAAATCGCCTGCGATCGGATCGCTTGAATTTACGAGCGCCCGCCTCGTTCTCAGAATTCCGCAGGCTGCCCAGTAAGTTCGATTCGAATTACAGACAATCTTGCCCTGGGAATTGGACCCGGAATGGGAATTGCCAGCCCGACCCTAGACATCGCTGACAATTATTGCTAAGCAAACATGCATAAATTGGCATTGCGATTGCCatggccattgccattgccccCAATGGCAGCAAATGGATAATGGCTAATGGCCATGCCCCGTAACTCGACGCCAGCCAGACTGAGTTGTGCTCCCCGAAACCGAGTCCCAATCAGACTCTGGAGTGGCCCTTGGCCGCCTGGCACTCGCTCTGCACTCCACTTCCTTCCGTGGCCATCATGGCATCGGAATAGCAACCAGACCAGCCACTCAGACCGCACCGATTCGGAGCCATCAGAGTGCCTGATGCCACCCCAGACGCAGTGTCGTCGCGGAGAGTTGGAGTTCGTGCCTCTGAAACTGATGCCACACACACGAGTCGAGAACAATAAACACAACTTGTCCGTGGATCCTCTGCTCGATGGGAGGCGGAGTGGCCAGGAGGAGGAAGCTGAGAATCAGCAGCTGAAATTCCCGCATGCAATTCGATTCCCACTTTCTGAGCTGGTGGTCAACAGCGATGTCTTTTTAATGGCTTGGTATGGTTTTTGCAAACAGGACATAATAGTTAAACTCAGCTATCATAGATTTGATTCAATCTAAATCTTGTAGGTTACTGAAACCAAAAAGTTGCAGATCTTCCTTTTTTCTATCATTGTATCTTGCCACAAGCTCTGAAAAAACCGCCCGATATAAGACAAGAgtaatagtttttttttatatattttaatttgatttcatcCACTTGCATTTGTTGcgttggtgttttttttttttttttgtttctttcttCATCTTTTGGGTATTCAAATATATCGTAAACTTACAGTTCCAGCCATACAAGTAGTATATAAAGAGTTATTATGGTACAttacattaacattaaactttaaacttgaTTAATTTGTAGAAtcgaaaaatggcaaagagCTGACTCCTCCTTTCCGCCGGTTAGGTGCATAATTAGCTGGCGATAGTTGTATAAATATTAACACAGTTTGAATAAAAGTTGGTTACGTTTGCAATTTGAGATAAGCGGAATTTCGAGTTGGTTAAGTAGGGATGAGTTCTAGGGATGCGCGCTGTTCTCGTTCAAGTTTCAACTAAGCAAAAATACTGTTGTGCAATTCTCATAGTAGTTGGGTAGttcctcatcctcgtccttTCTAGAGCTTAAATTTTAAGCAAACATTATCAAGTACTTTCGCTAGGACTGCGTTAAGTTCTAAGTACACTTAGCTAAAGCTTAGCTTAGGTTTAGTCATACTCGTAGTTATAGTTATAATTATAGTTATAGTTTTTAGATCAGTTTAGTTTAGCGCAGCGACGAAACACACATATAGTagtacaaatacaaatacaaatacaaaacagGCACACAAGCAACAACAGGATCTCCGGATAAAACTCCATTACtaaagctaaaataaataaaacttagGCTACACAAAAATGGCGACAGTATGAGTTTCGAtgctatgtgtgtgtgtgtatgtgtgtctgAATACCATATATGTACGCATATATATCCGGACTATCTATATCTGCCTACTCCAGAGGACGTTCAGCTTAATACTGTGGCCTGGCTGTCATGGGAGCGAATTCAACTAGGTTTTCCCCACGCTCTCCCGCACTTTTGGGGGCCtctaaaagtatgctatggATTGCGGCCCCCACTGCGAGAGTGTCTGTGTGGGAATGGGCGTGCTCATGAATGTAAGTGTGTGCGAGTAGTAACTAAATGGGTAACTAAGGTTAAACGGACAACTAACTTAGTGGAGGGGCGGCGGCGTGCGATCCGGCGCACGCGGATAGAGGAAACTGCTGGGCACATGCTTCAGGATGAACTCCTTCTGCAGCTGATCCTTGTCCAGACCGTTGTGGCCCTGCCTGTCCAGCTGGTTGTGGCCACCCGGCTTGTGCCGCCCCTTTTGGCCCTGTTTgctccgctgctgctgctcctgctgcagctgcagtcgCAGCTGGTGGTTCTTCTGTCGCCGACCCTTCATTCGGCTGAAGCTGGGATCACCGTAGAACTGGTTGCCCTTGAAGCTGGACAACGTGGCATTGCGACGCCAGCCTGCGGGGCAATTGGTAGCGCTCCTCCAGTCCGGCAACTGGACTCCGAGTCGCCGGCACTCGTGGGCGTACGCCGCAAAGCTGTCGCAGTGACAGTCGCCCGATGGACACTCACACACGTCCATCCGGCAGGCGGCCTTGTAGTTCTCCGGATTCAGTCGCTCGTTGCACTCGCCGAAGAGCGCGGGAACACTCAGTGGGTGGCAGTAGAAGTTCGATTTGCGCTTGTCgcaggtgggcgtggcagccagGAATTCACGCTTGCGGGAACAGGACTTGGGGCCACCCACCTTCCAGGAATTGGCAAAGTGCCAGACCTCGTCGTCCCCGTGGCTCCGTCCATCCTTCCCCGTGAGATCGTCCCGCGAACTGCCGTTGAAGTTGCCACATAGACCACACAGTCTTTTCTTGAATTTCGCCGGCACCGAAACCTGCAGGAAGCCAGCTCCATTCCACTCCAGGGTCAAGCCCATTTCCGATCTCAGCATCACCGCTCCTCCGTTGGCCAAGCGCTCAATCGTCACGTTCTGGCCACCGGCTACAACGAAGTAGGGCAACGTTACCCTGGTTCCATTCACCTTGACCCGCATTCGCTGGCCGAGATTGACTTTCAAGTTTCGCAGACTTAGGGTCACCGTTTTGGCCCAGCTGGCACGCCGTGTGCCGCGTCCCTCGTTCGTCAGCCGGATGTGGAAGGTTTTGCCCATACAGTCGGACGCCAGGAGGTACTTGCAGCTGCCCTGGAAGCTGAAGAACTTGCCATCGAAGGTACGGAAGTGAGGATCTCCGAAGACGGTGCACGTGCCCGCCGTCTCCACGCACCGTTGGCAACATTCTCCCGGCGGCTGTTTCAGCTCCTCGTTCGCTCGGCACTTGACCGCCGGACAGCGCATCTGGGCACACCGGATGGTTCCACCATTGCACCGGCAGCTGCGACACGGCCCCATGTCCCACGTCTCGTTGTTCTGGTACACAATCCCATCCAAGCTGCACTCGCTCCGCACTTCGGCCACCGCACAGCGTGGACAGCAGCCATCTGGCTCCTGGAATTCGGGAGCGCACTCCAAGATCGGGCAGGTGGGTCGCTGGCACACGGAGGTGCCGTTCAGGCAGGTGCAGTTCGTACACCTGTCCGGCATAAACTGCGTCTTCTCCGGATAAACGCTTTTGTTGAAGAGGCATTTGCctggaaaaggaaaaatgaatatatatatttagtttataTATTCATACAATAAGATTTAAGTAACTTTAATTTCTAAATATCTAATAATATCTAAAATACTTAATGAGAATTagtcaaaaaatatttatttttggtattCTGTATACCTGTGCATGTATATATCTAGTCTTTATAAATAATCCCCTAATATATCACGCTTTTTTAGAAATTATTTT
The sequence above is drawn from the Drosophila melanogaster chromosome 2R genome and encodes:
- the cv-2 gene encoding crossveinless 2: MCCQSSGQWKFPAQQPRKSLASRRRHTGFRPSTQLLILIAVLLALLQGRTVDAGAGDSLSGVRQSCSNEGEEVQLKNQPQIFTCFKCECQNGFVNCRDTCPPVNDCYILDKSNGTCCRRCKGCSFRGMSYESGSEWNDPEDPCKTYKCVATVVTETIQKCYSQCDNNQLQPPRPGECCPTCQGCKINGQTVAEGHEVDASIDDRCLVCQCRGTQLTCSKKTCPVLPCPMSKQIKRPDECCPRCPQNHSFLPVPGKCLFNKSVYPEKTQFMPDRCTNCTCLNGTSVCQRPTCPILECAPEFQEPDGCCPRCAVAEVRSECSLDGIVYQNNETWDMGPCRSCRCNGGTIRCAQMRCPAVKCRANEELKQPPGECCQRCVETAGTCTVFGDPHFRTFDGKFFSFQGSCKYLLASDCMGKTFHIRLTNEGRGTRRASWAKTVTLSLRNLKVNLGQRMRVKVNGTRVTLPYFVVAGGQNVTIERLANGGAVMLRSEMGLTLEWNGAGFLQVSVPAKFKKRLCGLCGNFNGSSRDDLTGKDGRSHGDDEVWHFANSWKVGGPKSCSRKREFLAATPTCDKRKSNFYCHPLSVPALFGECNERLNPENYKAACRMDVCECPSGDCHCDSFAAYAHECRRLGVQLPDWRSATNCPAGWRRNATLSSFKGNQFYGDPSFSRMKGRRQKNHQLRLQLQQEQQQRSKQGQKGRHKPGGHNQLDRQGHNGLDKDQLQKEFILKHVPSSFLYPRAPDRTPPPLH